A portion of the Agrobacterium tumefaciens genome contains these proteins:
- a CDS encoding amidohydrolase family protein, with translation MYDLLLRNVRPMAGDTCDILVRQGKIAGFGKFEAEPGMAVEDGNGAIVAPGLIDAHTHLDKTTWGMPWHENNRAAILRGRIDFERENRTQIGIDPHRQSMRHAIGLAANGGTHIRSHVDIDPTHGLKLVEGIWETREKLKGIIDIEVVAFPQSGVMVMPGTVELLDEALKQGCEVLGGIDPCGIDRDPKGQLDILFQLAVRHGVPIDIHLHEAADLGAFTMELIFERIRANGMEGKVAISHAFALGMNDYIRVGKLIDEIARLDVAILTTGAPSATVPSIMRLKEAGVRVGGGCDGIRDTWGPWGQPDMLDRAKIIGMKNGLRSDIELAHVLHVVSQGGADVMGLKDYGLEVGCDADFTLLTGETLAHAVVDVAPRPLVVKGGRVTARGGKAVVEAP, from the coding sequence ATGTACGATCTTCTGCTCCGCAACGTCAGGCCCATGGCGGGCGACACCTGCGATATTCTGGTAAGACAGGGAAAGATTGCCGGTTTTGGAAAGTTCGAGGCCGAACCCGGCATGGCGGTCGAGGATGGCAACGGTGCAATCGTCGCGCCCGGTCTCATCGATGCACACACCCATCTCGACAAGACGACATGGGGCATGCCCTGGCATGAGAACAACCGTGCCGCCATCCTGCGCGGACGGATCGATTTCGAGCGCGAGAACCGCACCCAGATCGGTATCGATCCGCACCGCCAGTCCATGCGCCACGCCATCGGCCTTGCTGCAAACGGCGGCACGCATATCCGCAGCCATGTGGATATCGATCCGACCCACGGCCTGAAGCTTGTCGAAGGCATATGGGAAACACGTGAGAAGCTGAAAGGCATCATCGACATCGAGGTCGTTGCCTTCCCGCAGTCCGGCGTCATGGTCATGCCCGGCACGGTGGAGTTGCTGGACGAGGCCCTGAAACAGGGATGCGAAGTCCTTGGCGGCATCGATCCCTGCGGCATCGATCGCGATCCCAAAGGTCAGCTCGATATCCTCTTTCAACTCGCGGTCAGGCACGGCGTGCCGATCGACATTCACCTGCATGAGGCTGCCGATCTCGGCGCCTTCACGATGGAGCTGATCTTCGAGCGTATTCGTGCCAATGGCATGGAAGGCAAGGTCGCAATCAGCCACGCCTTTGCGCTGGGCATGAATGATTACATCAGGGTCGGCAAGCTGATCGATGAAATCGCCCGGCTCGATGTGGCGATCCTGACGACGGGCGCGCCCTCGGCAACCGTGCCGTCGATCATGCGGCTGAAGGAAGCCGGCGTTCGCGTTGGCGGCGGTTGTGACGGCATTCGCGATACCTGGGGACCCTGGGGTCAGCCGGATATGCTCGACCGGGCCAAGATCATCGGCATGAAGAACGGCTTGCGCTCGGATATCGAGCTTGCGCATGTCCTCCATGTCGTCTCGCAGGGCGGTGCCGATGTCATGGGCCTCAAGGATTACGGTCTTGAGGTTGGCTGTGACGCAGACTTCACGCTGCTGACCGGCGAAACATTGGCCCATGCCGTTGTCGATGTCGCGCCGCGGCCGCTGGTCGTAAAGGGCGGACGCGTGACCGCCAGAGGCGGCAAGGCGGTGGTGGAGGCACCATGA
- a CDS encoding amidohydrolase family protein → MSNPIQSIALGERPSGRTLLTASWVVGHKDGSHRLLKNGEVVFENGEILFVGHGFPGEVAWRVDFGNALISPGLIDLDALSDFDTTILGIDNHPGWAKGRVWPRSYVEAGPYEMYSEEELAFQKRFAFGQLLLNGITTAAPIASLFYREWGETVAEFEAAADAAGELGLRVYLSPAFRSGGMVLEEPGRMVPVFDEGRGLQGLKEAVSFIERQTGRHGDLVRGLLAPDRVETSTLTLLERTDAAARDLGCKFRLHMAQGTMEVDTVRKLHGSTAPVWLAKAGLLSDRLIAPHATNATQEDLALYAENGVSIVNCPLVSARSGSTLSSFSACRQLGINIAMGTDTAPADMLMNLLVGLITCRINDGAPDKVRSADLFDAATLGGARALGRSDLGHLSKGARADIVVFDLDDTVMAPSLDPITTIVTGGSGKITRAVFVDGRLSMRERQVASIDMASARIQAQAQFDGLIAKYPERSWANPPVSEIFPPSYPVEVNTNG, encoded by the coding sequence ATGAGCAATCCGATACAGTCTATCGCTCTCGGTGAACGGCCCTCCGGTCGCACGCTGCTCACCGCAAGCTGGGTGGTCGGTCATAAGGACGGGTCTCACCGGCTGTTGAAAAACGGCGAAGTGGTTTTCGAGAACGGCGAAATCCTTTTTGTCGGCCATGGCTTTCCGGGCGAGGTCGCGTGGCGCGTCGATTTCGGCAATGCCCTGATCAGCCCCGGCCTGATCGACCTCGATGCGCTTTCCGATTTCGATACGACTATTTTGGGGATCGACAATCACCCCGGCTGGGCGAAGGGCCGTGTATGGCCGCGCTCCTATGTCGAGGCCGGTCCTTACGAGATGTATTCCGAGGAGGAGCTTGCCTTCCAGAAACGTTTCGCCTTTGGCCAGCTTCTCCTCAACGGCATCACCACGGCGGCACCCATTGCCTCGCTGTTTTATCGTGAATGGGGAGAAACGGTCGCTGAATTCGAGGCTGCGGCCGATGCTGCCGGCGAACTTGGTCTCCGGGTCTATCTCAGCCCCGCCTTCCGCTCCGGCGGCATGGTGCTGGAAGAGCCGGGGCGCATGGTGCCCGTGTTCGACGAGGGACGCGGTCTTCAGGGGCTGAAAGAAGCCGTGTCGTTCATCGAACGGCAGACCGGAAGGCACGGTGATCTCGTCCGCGGCCTTCTCGCACCTGATAGGGTTGAAACATCGACGCTCACCCTGCTGGAAAGAACCGATGCGGCCGCCCGTGACCTCGGCTGCAAATTCCGGCTGCATATGGCGCAGGGCACCATGGAAGTTGACACGGTTCGCAAGCTGCATGGCTCGACTGCACCGGTGTGGCTCGCCAAGGCAGGCCTGCTTAGCGACCGCCTTATCGCGCCGCACGCCACCAATGCGACGCAGGAAGATCTGGCGCTCTATGCGGAAAATGGCGTGTCCATCGTCAACTGTCCGCTGGTGTCGGCCAGAAGCGGCAGTACGCTGTCGTCCTTCTCCGCGTGCCGGCAGCTTGGAATAAACATTGCGATGGGCACCGATACGGCGCCCGCCGACATGCTGATGAACCTGCTTGTCGGTCTCATCACCTGCCGCATCAATGACGGTGCTCCAGATAAGGTCCGCTCGGCCGATCTGTTCGACGCCGCCACGCTCGGCGGCGCTCGGGCGCTGGGTCGCTCCGATCTCGGGCATCTTTCCAAGGGTGCGCGCGCCGATATCGTGGTCTTCGATCTGGATGACACGGTCATGGCACCGAGCCTCGATCCGATCACGACGATTGTCACTGGCGGTTCGGGCAAAATCACGCGCGCCGTGTTTGTCGATGGCCGTCTCTCCATGCGGGAAAGACAGGTCGCGAGCATCGACATGGCGAGCGCCCGCATTCAGGCGCAGGCACAGTTCGATGGGCTGATCGCGAAATATCCCGAGCGAAGCTGGGCCAATCCGCCCGTTTCGGAAATCTTCCCCCCGAGCTACCCGGTGGAGGTGAATACCAATGGATGA
- a CDS encoding ABC transporter ATP-binding protein, with amino-acid sequence MDDMNQSVIDVRNLKVEFPGRRGTVTALSDISLSIRPGEILGVVGESGAGKSMTGLAIQGLLEKPGRIADGEIWLGSRRIDQLDDRAMESIRGREIGAIFQDPLTSLNPLFTVGAQLVETIRQHLPLSKRDAKARAVQLLRDVGIPSPEERVDHHPHQFSGGMRQRVVIALALAASPKLIIADEPTTALDVSIQAQIISLLRKLCKEKQTAVMLVTHDMGVIAEAADRVAVLYAGRLIEVGPVEQVLHAPRHPYTQGLMASIPSLGARVERLNQIDGAMPRLDAIPPGCAFNPRCGFSGPRCLRERPELEAVGDGASACWMNAGGTA; translated from the coding sequence ATGGATGACATGAACCAGTCGGTTATCGATGTCCGCAATTTGAAAGTCGAGTTTCCCGGCCGCCGGGGAACGGTGACGGCACTTTCGGATATCAGCCTTTCCATCCGCCCCGGCGAAATCCTCGGTGTGGTCGGGGAGTCCGGTGCCGGAAAATCCATGACCGGCCTTGCGATACAGGGTTTGCTCGAAAAACCGGGCCGCATCGCGGATGGCGAAATATGGCTTGGGTCGCGTCGTATCGATCAACTCGATGACAGGGCGATGGAAAGCATCCGTGGCCGGGAAATCGGCGCGATCTTTCAGGATCCGCTCACCTCACTCAATCCGCTGTTCACGGTTGGCGCGCAGCTCGTGGAGACGATCCGCCAGCATCTGCCACTTTCGAAAAGGGATGCAAAGGCACGCGCAGTCCAGCTTTTGCGTGATGTCGGTATCCCATCTCCGGAAGAGCGCGTCGATCACCATCCGCATCAATTCTCCGGTGGTATGCGCCAGCGCGTCGTCATAGCGCTCGCACTTGCGGCGTCGCCGAAACTGATCATCGCCGATGAACCGACGACGGCGCTTGACGTGTCGATCCAGGCGCAGATCATCTCGCTGCTGCGCAAGCTCTGCAAGGAAAAGCAGACGGCTGTCATGCTGGTCACCCATGATATGGGCGTCATCGCCGAAGCGGCCGATCGCGTTGCCGTGCTTTATGCTGGCAGGTTGATAGAGGTGGGGCCGGTCGAACAGGTTCTCCATGCGCCGAGGCACCCCTATACGCAGGGCCTGATGGCCTCCATTCCTTCGCTCGGCGCGCGAGTGGAACGGCTCAACCAGATCGACGGTGCCATGCCGCGTCTCGACGCCATCCCGCCCGGATGCGCCTTCAATCCGCGCTGCGGGTTCTCAGGACCGCGTTGTCTTCGCGAGCGGCCGGAACTGGAAGCGGTGGGTGATGGCGCCAGCGCTTGCTGGATGAATGCAGGAGGTACAGCATGA
- a CDS encoding ABC transporter ATP-binding protein: MNTPVQRTPALTVKGLTKTFDVSAPWLNRIIERKPRQFVQAVNDIDFTVPAGGCLSIVGESGCGKSTVARLVTGLFRPSAGDFHFAKGRKDTPLSAQMIFQDPYASLNPRWRVKNIIAEPIRELKLRATRAETMERVEELLLTVGLSASDGEKFPHEFSGGQRQRISIARALASEPEFLVCDEPTSALDVSVQAQVLNLMRRLQDELGLTYLFISHDMSVVRHMSDRIAVMYLGRIVEEGDTEELFARPRHPYTQLLLQTIPNIDAPRRDRELVAGEVPSPLKPPSGCTFHPRCPLATARCSAEVPKVRTLVGGTRVACHLVADEEERVVKERELV; this comes from the coding sequence ATGAACACGCCCGTTCAAAGAACACCCGCATTGACGGTCAAGGGCCTCACCAAGACCTTCGATGTCTCTGCCCCATGGCTCAACCGGATCATTGAGCGCAAGCCCCGGCAATTCGTCCAGGCCGTAAACGACATCGATTTTACGGTTCCGGCGGGCGGCTGTCTCAGCATCGTAGGGGAAAGCGGCTGCGGCAAGTCCACGGTTGCCCGTCTGGTGACCGGGCTGTTCCGGCCAAGCGCGGGTGATTTCCACTTCGCCAAGGGTCGCAAGGATACACCGCTTTCGGCGCAGATGATCTTTCAGGATCCCTATGCCTCGCTCAATCCGCGCTGGCGGGTGAAGAATATCATTGCCGAACCCATCCGCGAACTGAAACTTCGTGCGACCCGGGCCGAGACCATGGAACGGGTGGAGGAACTGTTGCTGACGGTTGGTCTGTCTGCTTCGGACGGCGAAAAGTTTCCGCACGAATTTTCAGGCGGCCAGCGTCAGCGCATCTCCATTGCCCGCGCTTTGGCAAGTGAGCCCGAGTTTCTGGTCTGTGACGAGCCGACATCGGCACTCGATGTATCGGTGCAGGCGCAGGTGCTGAACCTGATGCGACGCCTTCAGGACGAGTTGGGGCTGACCTATCTGTTCATCAGCCACGACATGAGCGTGGTTCGCCACATGTCGGATCGCATCGCGGTCATGTATCTTGGCCGCATTGTGGAGGAGGGCGACACGGAGGAGCTGTTCGCCCGCCCGCGTCACCCCTATACCCAGCTTCTGCTGCAGACCATTCCCAATATCGACGCGCCGCGCCGTGACCGGGAACTGGTTGCCGGTGAAGTTCCAAGCCCGCTCAAACCGCCATCGGGATGCACGTTTCATCCGCGTTGCCCGCTTGCAACGGCGCGCTGTTCGGCGGAGGTGCCAAAGGTGCGCACGCTTGTCGGCGGCACACGTGTCGCCTGCCATCTGGTGGCGGACGAAGAAGAGCGGGTTGTGAAGGAAAGAGAACTCGTCTGA
- a CDS encoding GntR family transcriptional regulator, whose translation MTEQNGQSTQQIVEKVWLSIAERRLRPGVQLKEEQLATIFSVSRARIRQALSVLERDGLVTIVPNRGAFVSKPSVEEARDVFFVRRTVEQCVVERLCKSATKADLKRLRDHVAKERVANAHNITTDIIKLSGGFHLLLAETAGSDFLFTTMRDLISRSSLITAVYRNTDRFNCGPDEHAEIVDAIANNDPAKATHLMTHHLEHVEAELDLSEIRDLSHDLRAALA comes from the coding sequence ATGACCGAGCAGAACGGCCAGTCCACACAGCAAATTGTCGAGAAAGTCTGGCTGTCCATCGCTGAGCGGCGGCTGCGTCCCGGCGTGCAGCTGAAGGAAGAACAACTGGCGACAATTTTTAGTGTCAGCCGTGCACGTATCCGTCAGGCCCTGTCCGTTCTGGAGCGCGACGGTCTCGTCACTATCGTTCCCAATCGCGGCGCCTTCGTTTCGAAACCATCGGTCGAAGAAGCCAGAGACGTGTTCTTCGTGCGCCGTACCGTGGAGCAATGTGTCGTTGAACGTCTGTGCAAATCGGCCACCAAGGCCGATCTGAAACGGCTTCGCGACCATGTCGCCAAGGAGCGCGTGGCCAATGCTCACAACATCACCACAGATATCATCAAGCTCTCCGGCGGGTTCCATCTGCTGCTTGCGGAAACGGCCGGTTCCGATTTCCTGTTCACCACCATGCGCGACCTCATTTCGCGTTCCTCCCTCATCACCGCCGTTTACCGCAACACCGACCGCTTCAATTGCGGACCGGACGAGCATGCGGAAATCGTCGATGCGATTGCCAATAACGACCCGGCGAAAGCCACGCATCTGATGACCCACCATCTGGAACATGTGGAAGCGGAACTCGATCTCAGCGAAATCCGCGACCTTTCCCACGATCTGCGCGCCGCACTCGCCTGA
- a CDS encoding flavin reductase family protein has protein sequence MEFDFTTLEPQSRYRLLTNFIGPRPIALVTTRSEAGHNNAAPMSFFNVFSHDPPIVVLGIQPRLNGEEKDTMANIRRTGEFVVNMVDMTISEHMLVCGLGFDSEVDELSMAQLTPTPCNKIDASFAAESPCAFECRVERLIDYPRRTLVLGEVVHMHVHRDCLDKEGHYVDPDRYQPIARLHADNYITSDRQFVLKAPPITDFIKPDGK, from the coding sequence ATGGAATTCGACTTCACCACGCTTGAGCCACAGAGCCGCTATCGGTTGCTGACGAATTTTATTGGTCCACGGCCGATAGCGCTTGTCACGACCCGCTCGGAAGCGGGCCACAACAATGCAGCGCCGATGAGCTTTTTCAACGTCTTCTCCCATGATCCGCCCATCGTTGTTCTCGGAATCCAGCCGCGTCTGAATGGCGAGGAGAAGGACACGATGGCCAATATTCGCCGCACCGGCGAGTTTGTCGTCAACATGGTCGATATGACTATTTCCGAACATATGCTTGTCTGCGGCCTCGGTTTCGACAGCGAGGTCGACGAACTTTCCATGGCGCAGCTGACGCCGACGCCCTGCAACAAGATCGATGCAAGCTTTGCAGCGGAATCGCCCTGCGCCTTCGAGTGCCGGGTGGAGCGTCTGATCGATTATCCGCGGCGGACGCTGGTGCTGGGGGAGGTCGTGCACATGCATGTCCACAGGGACTGCCTCGACAAGGAGGGGCATTATGTCGATCCGGACCGATACCAGCCGATCGCACGCCTCCATGCCGACAATTACATTACCTCGGATCGCCAGTTCGTCTTGAAGGCGCCCCCGATTACCGACTTCATCAAGCCAGATGGCAAGTGA
- a CDS encoding aspartate/glutamate racemase family protein, whose protein sequence is MHIRLINPNSTASMTAQALESALRVRQADTKISAANPVDTPVSIEGGADEALAVPGMLEEIRKGERLGVDAYVIACFDDPGLHAAREVARGPVIGICQAGIQVAMTISRRFSIITTLPRSIPIIEDLVDSYGAQRHCRRVRAINLPVLGLEEDPLAAEAMLIREIEAAKKEDAAEAIILGCAGMSALCDRLREATGVPVIDGVTAAVKLAEALVGAGYVTSKVNAYDYPRVKETKLVA, encoded by the coding sequence ATGCATATTCGTCTCATCAACCCAAACTCAACCGCCTCAATGACGGCGCAGGCGCTCGAGAGCGCCTTGCGCGTCAGGCAGGCGGATACGAAGATTTCCGCTGCAAATCCTGTCGATACGCCGGTCAGTATTGAAGGCGGGGCCGATGAGGCGCTGGCTGTTCCCGGCATGCTGGAGGAAATTCGCAAGGGCGAGCGGCTGGGCGTCGATGCCTATGTCATTGCCTGCTTTGATGATCCGGGCCTGCATGCGGCGCGTGAAGTTGCGCGTGGTCCCGTGATCGGCATCTGCCAGGCCGGCATTCAGGTTGCGATGACGATCAGCCGCCGCTTTTCCATCATCACAACGCTGCCGCGCTCCATCCCCATTATCGAAGATCTCGTCGATAGCTACGGTGCACAGCGGCATTGCCGCAGGGTTCGTGCCATCAATCTGCCGGTGCTGGGTCTTGAAGAGGATCCGCTTGCAGCCGAGGCGATGTTGATCCGTGAAATCGAAGCGGCCAAGAAAGAAGATGCGGCAGAAGCCATCATCCTCGGTTGCGCCGGCATGTCCGCACTGTGCGACAGGCTGCGCGAGGCAACCGGCGTCCCTGTCATCGATGGTGTCACGGCCGCCGTCAAGCTGGCCGAAGCCCTGGTGGGCGCGGGTTACGTGACATCCAAGGTCAATGCCTATGATTATCCGCGGGTGAAGGAAACCAAGCTCGTCGCCTGA
- a CDS encoding LysR family transcriptional regulator, with the protein MIDKLEFFIALARAEHFGRAAEECGISQPTLSAAIRQLEDQLGVVLVVRAARYQGLTPEGQRVLEWARRIVADTRTMREEMRAARKGLAGHIRLAVIPTALAMVPRLTEPFQARHPAVTFSVTSRTSLQVLSQIENLEIDAGITYLDNEPLGRVTTVPLYSERYHLIAAAGTPLADQESVTWKQVSGLRLCLLTSDMQNRRIINKHMAEAGVEAKPTLESNSMIVLFSHIRTGQWASIMPRNIAESFGFPKQIRMIPIVEPDAEHLVGLIATYREPHTPLVSALLHEARLRVAASAFDRNFLSTDGKTILT; encoded by the coding sequence ATGATCGACAAGCTGGAGTTTTTCATTGCACTTGCGCGCGCGGAGCATTTCGGGCGGGCCGCGGAGGAGTGCGGCATCTCGCAGCCGACGCTGTCTGCGGCCATCCGGCAACTGGAAGATCAGCTCGGTGTCGTGCTCGTCGTGCGCGCGGCCCGATATCAGGGCCTGACGCCGGAGGGGCAGCGGGTTCTCGAATGGGCAAGGCGTATCGTTGCCGATACACGTACCATGCGGGAGGAAATGCGGGCTGCGCGCAAAGGTCTCGCCGGCCATATCCGGCTTGCCGTCATCCCCACCGCTCTCGCCATGGTGCCCAGGCTCACCGAACCCTTTCAGGCGCGCCACCCGGCAGTCACGTTTTCCGTCACCTCCCGCACGTCGTTGCAGGTTCTCAGCCAGATCGAAAATCTCGAAATCGACGCGGGAATCACCTATCTCGACAACGAACCTCTGGGCCGGGTAACGACGGTTCCGCTTTACTCGGAGCGATATCACCTGATTGCGGCAGCAGGCACGCCCCTTGCCGATCAAGAGAGCGTGACCTGGAAGCAGGTTTCTGGTCTTCGGCTTTGCCTATTGACTTCCGACATGCAAAACCGCCGCATTATCAACAAGCACATGGCCGAAGCGGGTGTTGAAGCGAAACCCACGCTCGAGTCCAATTCGATGATTGTACTGTTTTCCCATATCCGAACCGGACAATGGGCTTCAATTATGCCGCGTAACATCGCGGAATCGTTTGGTTTTCCAAAGCAGATCCGAATGATCCCGATTGTCGAGCCCGATGCCGAGCATCTTGTCGGCCTCATCGCTACCTATCGTGAACCGCATACGCCACTCGTTTCCGCACTGCTGCATGAGGCCCGATTGCGCGTCGCGGCCTCCGCTTTTGATAGAAATTTCCTATCGACTGACGGAAAGACGATATTGACCTGA
- a CDS encoding formate dehydrogenase subunit gamma, translated as MNIRAVAADEATRVQAIIDDCLHMEGPMLPILHRVQEEFGYVPDSVKQVIALALNVSRAEVHGVVSFYPDFRDHPRGRHVLKLCRAEACQSMGCESLADTIKGKLGLDWHQTAKDGSVTLEPVFCLGLCAQAPALMLDGEVHARVDEHCLGDILAEVRR; from the coding sequence ATGAATATTCGTGCTGTCGCCGCAGATGAGGCGACGCGTGTGCAGGCTATCATTGACGACTGTCTGCATATGGAAGGGCCAATGCTGCCCATCCTGCACAGGGTGCAGGAAGAATTCGGCTATGTGCCTGATAGCGTCAAACAGGTGATCGCCCTGGCCCTCAACGTATCGCGTGCCGAAGTGCATGGTGTTGTGAGCTTCTATCCCGATTTTCGCGACCATCCCCGCGGGCGCCATGTGCTGAAGCTCTGTCGGGCCGAGGCTTGCCAGTCGATGGGCTGCGAGTCTCTTGCCGACACCATCAAGGGGAAACTTGGTCTCGACTGGCACCAGACGGCAAAGGATGGCTCGGTCACACTCGAGCCGGTCTTCTGTCTCGGACTCTGCGCCCAGGCACCCGCGCTGATGCTGGATGGCGAGGTTCATGCCAGAGTGGATGAGCACTGTCTTGGCGACATTCTGGCGGAGGTGCGTCGATGA
- a CDS encoding formate dehydrogenase beta subunit — MSVTVFVPCDSAALAVGADRVAEAIQGEAAARNLDIRLVRNGSRGLLWLEVLVEVDTHHGRVAYGPVKASDVSGLFDADFLHGGDHALCLGLTEEIPFLKNQTRLTFARCGVTDPLSLEDYRANKGMKGLERAVALTPAEIVKQVTDSGLRGRGGAGFPTGIKWKTVADATADQKYIVCNADEGDSGTFADRMIMEGDPFVLIEGMAIAGLAVGATKGYIYTRSEYPHAVRTMEKAIDIALREGVIGASVLGSGRAFDLEVRMGAGAYVCGEETSLLNSLEGKRGTVRAKPPLPALQGLFGKPTVVNNVISLSSIPVIMDRGAAFYRDFGIGRSHGTIPIQLAGNIRHGGLYETAFGLPLGQLVNEIGGGTITGRPVKAVQVGGPLGAYFPVSLFDTLFDYEAFTAAGGLIGHAGIVVFDDTADMLRQARFALEFCAVESCGKCTPCRIGSTRGVETVDKISLGIEAERNTALLEDLCETMKFGSLCALGGFTPYPVMSALRHFPQDFAPIPRVEAAE, encoded by the coding sequence ATGAGCGTGACCGTTTTTGTGCCTTGCGATTCCGCAGCACTCGCCGTTGGTGCCGACCGCGTTGCCGAAGCAATCCAGGGTGAGGCCGCGGCCCGCAATCTTGATATTCGCCTTGTCCGCAACGGTTCGCGCGGCCTGCTCTGGCTTGAAGTGCTGGTAGAGGTCGACACCCATCATGGCCGCGTTGCTTATGGTCCGGTCAAAGCTTCTGATGTTTCCGGGCTGTTCGATGCGGATTTTCTTCATGGCGGCGATCATGCGCTCTGTCTTGGGCTGACCGAAGAAATCCCTTTCCTGAAGAATCAGACGCGCCTGACGTTTGCGCGCTGCGGCGTGACCGATCCGCTTTCGCTGGAAGACTACCGTGCCAACAAGGGCATGAAGGGGCTGGAGAGAGCCGTTGCACTCACCCCCGCGGAGATCGTCAAACAGGTCACCGATAGCGGCCTTCGCGGACGGGGTGGCGCCGGTTTTCCGACCGGTATCAAGTGGAAAACCGTGGCGGATGCCACCGCTGATCAGAAATACATTGTCTGCAATGCGGATGAGGGCGACAGCGGCACCTTTGCCGACCGCATGATCATGGAAGGCGATCCCTTTGTTCTTATTGAGGGCATGGCCATTGCCGGCCTCGCGGTTGGTGCAACGAAGGGCTACATCTACACCCGCTCCGAATATCCCCATGCCGTTAGGACGATGGAAAAAGCCATCGACATTGCCCTGCGAGAAGGGGTGATCGGCGCGTCTGTGCTGGGTTCGGGTCGCGCGTTCGATCTCGAGGTGCGCATGGGCGCCGGAGCCTATGTATGCGGTGAGGAAACCTCGCTTCTCAACAGTCTCGAAGGCAAGCGCGGCACGGTGCGCGCCAAGCCGCCGCTTCCCGCCCTGCAGGGGCTGTTCGGCAAGCCGACGGTAGTCAACAATGTCATTTCTCTTTCTTCGATCCCTGTGATCATGGATCGCGGCGCGGCGTTCTACCGGGATTTCGGCATTGGTCGTTCGCACGGCACAATCCCGATCCAGCTTGCCGGAAACATCAGACATGGCGGGCTTTACGAGACCGCTTTCGGTCTGCCGCTCGGGCAATTGGTCAACGAGATCGGCGGCGGTACCATTACTGGCCGGCCGGTCAAGGCGGTTCAGGTCGGCGGCCCATTGGGCGCTTATTTCCCGGTGTCGCTGTTTGATACGCTGTTCGACTACGAGGCATTTACCGCCGCTGGCGGCCTGATCGGTCATGCCGGCATTGTCGTCTTTGACGACACCGCCGATATGCTGCGCCAGGCGCGTTTTGCCCTGGAATTCTGTGCCGTCGAAAGTTGCGGAAAGTGTACGCCATGCCGGATCGGTTCGACACGCGGTGTCGAGACGGTGGACAAGATTTCCCTTGGAATAGAAGCAGAGCGAAATACGGCGCTGCTTGAGGATCTCTGCGAAACCATGAAGTTCGGTTCGCTCTGCGCGCTAGGCGGATTCACGCCTTATCCCGTGATGAGCGCGCTCAGGCACTTCCCGCAGGATTTTGCACCCATCCCACGTGTCGAAGCGGCGGAGTGA